The Saprospiraceae bacterium genome includes a window with the following:
- a CDS encoding M15 family metallopeptidase, with protein sequence MVLDIKYADDDNFTKKQIYDCGRCFLRPEAVSGIGKVRKELLDSFGYNLKLFDCFRPQPYQQRLWDAVPNPDYVTPPAKGSMHSRGLAVDLTIIDESGDELDMGTPYDHLGKEAHTDYKGHAPQVYKNREILRKAMEKYGFKGIRTEWWHYSYRGKSYPLDAWVWPCK encoded by the coding sequence ATGGTCCTCGATATTAAATATGCTGATGATGACAATTTTACAAAAAAGCAGATATACGATTGCGGCAGATGCTTTTTAAGACCTGAAGCGGTATCTGGTATCGGTAAAGTCCGCAAGGAATTGCTGGATTCTTTTGGATACAACCTAAAGCTATTTGATTGTTTCAGACCACAACCATACCAGCAAAGACTTTGGGATGCTGTTCCCAATCCTGACTATGTTACGCCACCGGCCAAGGGTTCGATGCACAGCAGAGGGCTGGCTGTAGACCTTACTATCATTGATGAATCAGGCGATGAGTTGGATATGGGCACACCTTACGACCATTTGGGCAAAGAAGCTCACACTGACTACAAAGGACACGCTCCGCAGGTTTATAAAAATCGCGAAATCCTTAGAAAGGCCATGGAAAAATATGGATTTAAAGGAATTCGGACAGAATGGTGGCATTACAGCTACAGAGGGAAGTCCTATCCATTGGATGCGTGGGTATGGCCTTGTAAGTGA
- the pdeM gene encoding ligase-associated DNA damage response endonuclease PdeM, whose protein sequence is MEIEFAGHQLLLLHQKALYLGDLKTLIIGDLHLGKIEHFRSSGIGMPARAAMHTFSQLTDLISEISPEKVLFLGDLFHSVKNHSFDLFDNVLNKFPDVSFTLVSGNHDILPESDYISLRMSVVEELIIENLWFTHIPSTVAKKSMINISGHVHPGVRLKGKAKQSVLLPCFFVSECSMILPAFGYFTGHSIVQPTHKSRIFAIADKEVFEVPF, encoded by the coding sequence TTGGAAATCGAATTTGCCGGCCATCAGCTCTTACTACTCCACCAGAAAGCATTATATTTAGGTGACCTGAAAACATTGATCATTGGTGACTTACACCTTGGGAAAATTGAACATTTCAGGTCTTCGGGGATTGGCATGCCTGCAAGGGCGGCAATGCATACTTTTTCCCAATTAACAGATCTTATCTCTGAAATATCACCTGAGAAGGTATTGTTTCTCGGAGATTTGTTCCATTCTGTTAAGAATCATTCGTTTGATTTATTTGATAATGTATTGAATAAATTTCCGGATGTCAGTTTTACCTTGGTTTCAGGCAATCATGATATATTACCGGAAAGTGACTATATCTCACTCCGTATGAGTGTTGTTGAAGAATTAATAATAGAGAATTTGTGGTTTACTCATATTCCATCTACAGTGGCTAAAAAATCTATGATCAATATCTCAGGGCATGTACATCCGGGGGTCAGGCTAAAAGGTAAGGCCAAACAATCGGTTTTACTTCCTTGTTTTTTTGTATCCGAATGTTCTATGATATTACCGGCATTCGGATATTTTACAGGTCATTCGATAGTCCAACCTACCCACAAATCTCGTATATTTGCCATCGCAGACAAAGAAGTATTTGAAGTGCCATTTTGA
- the sbcD gene encoding exonuclease subunit SbcD: protein MKIVHTADWHIGKILHRHDLTEDISLFFDWLIQFLKDEKADLLLVSGDVFDLANPANKDVALYYKTLLRLSALRIKVIITGGNHDSISLLEAPAGLLNTLDIHVIGGAKEDITEEVVPCYNPDGSAGCVVLAVPFLRDKDLRASLPADKAYDKTKMTEAGVRQHYEKLVNHCISTYGDDVPIIAMGHLMMKGAVTSDSEREIHIGNLDGLVVDIVPDTIDYMALGHIHKPQKVQNLAHIRYSGSPIFLDFSERNYEKKVIVLDVNGKKDVQIVSSKIPVSRDMLRFSGNLESVKAQLTNFRNEKQLCAFIELDVVEDSFNILKVQELEEWREKTNSDTYKILKSRISFPADGSNTLTNSFSSINKSINELSPLDIFRQKLDESKIDPETSTSLTEAYMLLLEELNH from the coding sequence ATGAAAATAGTACACACAGCAGACTGGCACATAGGCAAAATATTGCACAGACACGATCTGACAGAAGACATTTCTCTTTTTTTTGATTGGTTGATCCAGTTCTTGAAGGACGAAAAAGCTGACCTGTTACTTGTTTCTGGAGATGTCTTTGATCTCGCCAATCCTGCCAATAAAGATGTCGCTTTGTACTATAAAACGTTGCTGCGCTTATCAGCGTTAAGGATAAAAGTGATCATCACAGGTGGGAATCACGATTCGATCAGCCTATTAGAAGCTCCTGCCGGATTACTCAACACTCTTGATATTCATGTCATAGGTGGTGCCAAAGAAGATATCACTGAAGAAGTCGTACCTTGCTACAACCCCGATGGTAGTGCAGGGTGTGTAGTGTTAGCCGTTCCGTTTTTGAGAGATAAAGATTTGCGGGCTTCACTTCCCGCAGATAAGGCATACGATAAAACAAAAATGACCGAAGCAGGTGTCAGACAACATTATGAAAAACTGGTAAATCATTGTATAAGTACATATGGTGATGATGTGCCAATCATTGCAATGGGGCACTTGATGATGAAAGGAGCTGTAACATCTGACAGTGAGCGCGAAATTCATATTGGAAACCTGGATGGTTTGGTGGTTGATATTGTGCCGGATACGATAGATTATATGGCATTGGGGCATATCCACAAACCACAAAAAGTTCAGAATCTAGCTCATATCAGATACAGCGGGTCTCCGATTTTCCTTGACTTTTCAGAAAGAAATTATGAAAAAAAAGTTATAGTCCTGGACGTAAATGGTAAAAAAGATGTTCAAATTGTATCTTCAAAAATTCCTGTATCGAGAGATATGTTGCGTTTTTCAGGCAATTTGGAGTCGGTCAAAGCTCAACTTACCAATTTTAGAAATGAGAAACAATTATGTGCATTTATTGAATTGGATGTTGTCGAAGATAGTTTCAATATATTAAAGGTACAGGAACTTGAAGAATGGAGAGAAAAAACCAATTCAGATACATATAAAATTCTAAAATCTAGAATTTCATTTCCCGCAGATGGATCAAACACATTAACTAATTCATTTTCATCCATCAATAAATCTATCAACGAATTGTCACCATTAGACATATTCCGACAAAAGCTGGATGAGAGCAAGATAGATCCTGAAACATCAACTTCACTGACAGAAGCATACATGTTATTACTGGAAGAGTTGAATCATTAA
- a CDS encoding AAA family ATPase has translation MKIIKLRFKNIHSFKGSHEVDFTQPPLSNSGLFAITGSTGAGKSTILDVITLALFNQIPRFDSKITNTEIETLGSVMTHFSDDAYAEVEYQTGNDTYRSTWKISKTRNNTLREYEMFLANIQDEKYLDLKKSEVPKKNEEIIGLNYDQFIRSIILSQGEFAKFLKADKAERTFLLEEITGSKIYRALGKAAYEKAKIKREEINQLKIRKDAIPILSDEQISIKSALIVTNTSMIKKTDLEILSCKNTLSLLEKKLQISQKRIDVEGAMTLLRQRISDFEMQETLLKKHQNLDIFRSELTLWKHEDQLASDSQKEIENCKTAVGTQEKLLGEAIQKMMVFTKEDINEEKFLSEMKKFENKIIRLDGELMLLKEKGTLARAELNEILNNPNYAKYAGPIQHLKQINEQWELCRNQLSNVVNRKPFSENDEQLRLKIRSLTEELSRQESKFVAVKAYYLAMEESNILLKSKAKFADLQHSLAIEIERLNTDINILVPDIASLQKKKEEQFKVAALDEQRKLLKDDEPCPLCGSIHHPYAEDQVYSDLGKTEASILVLQQQLDTCRNELLKHTAELSSVISNMGSAEKEMEYKSSVISKILQEYPDFAKSENISDTIGNSISLLKMEINAVESEIEARAAFNFYAQCDTKLETLNDASKKFIELHQQRNSLYQGSDINGDADAIQNEYISARDISKEWKSTLQNLQKSYNLHQETQQIREKQLLIDLSSLGYHDVRSALNDILSDQTFRQIIFEKEKITKEETELNSTLLNLKMEYDELKMPEDVENNIPELKSKIDLMQAEKDQIIHSNGALTNELENDVKSKSLISEVEDLLTEKNKDAEVWYILDKLIGDATGTKYARFAQNLSLKHLIDLANRRLVKLTDRYQLVYTDIESDLTISDLYQGNIRRSVKTLSGGESFIVSLALALSLADMASQNVRLDSLFIDEGFGTLDAETLETAIGTLETLQSESDRTIGIISHVESLKERISTQIKVIKNTSGYAEIEVVG, from the coding sequence ATGAAAATCATAAAACTTAGATTCAAGAATATTCACTCCTTTAAAGGAAGTCATGAAGTGGACTTCACTCAACCGCCATTATCCAATTCTGGTTTGTTTGCCATCACAGGGTCGACTGGTGCTGGCAAATCTACTATCCTGGATGTGATCACGCTGGCACTTTTTAATCAGATACCAAGATTTGACAGTAAAATCACCAATACTGAAATCGAAACTCTGGGCTCTGTCATGACGCATTTTTCGGATGATGCTTATGCAGAAGTCGAATATCAGACAGGCAATGATACCTACAGGTCCACCTGGAAAATATCTAAGACAAGGAATAACACTCTTCGGGAATATGAAATGTTCCTGGCCAATATACAGGATGAAAAATATTTAGATCTGAAAAAATCTGAAGTACCCAAAAAAAATGAAGAGATCATTGGCCTGAATTATGACCAGTTTATAAGGTCTATCATACTGTCACAAGGCGAATTTGCTAAATTTCTAAAAGCCGACAAGGCTGAAAGAACGTTTTTACTTGAGGAAATTACCGGGTCAAAAATCTATAGAGCTTTAGGGAAAGCTGCTTATGAAAAAGCCAAAATAAAACGTGAAGAAATCAACCAACTCAAGATCAGAAAGGACGCCATACCTATATTGTCAGACGAGCAAATATCCATTAAATCAGCCTTGATAGTCACTAATACAAGTATGATTAAAAAGACTGATCTGGAAATACTGTCATGTAAAAATACTCTGAGTCTTTTGGAGAAAAAGTTGCAAATCTCACAAAAGAGGATAGATGTAGAAGGGGCTATGACCTTACTTAGGCAAAGGATTTCTGATTTTGAAATGCAGGAAACGCTATTAAAAAAACACCAAAATCTTGACATATTTCGGAGTGAACTTACACTTTGGAAACACGAAGATCAACTTGCATCCGATAGCCAAAAAGAAATTGAAAACTGCAAAACAGCTGTTGGAACTCAGGAAAAACTGTTGGGCGAAGCCATACAAAAGATGATGGTTTTTACGAAAGAAGATATCAATGAAGAAAAATTTCTTTCGGAGATGAAAAAATTTGAAAATAAGATCATCCGTCTGGATGGTGAATTAATGCTTCTGAAAGAAAAAGGAACACTTGCACGCGCTGAACTGAATGAAATCTTAAACAATCCAAATTATGCCAAATATGCAGGGCCTATCCAACACTTAAAGCAAATAAATGAGCAGTGGGAACTATGCCGAAATCAGCTGTCAAATGTAGTAAATCGAAAGCCATTTTCTGAAAATGATGAACAACTCAGATTAAAAATCAGGTCATTGACAGAGGAATTGTCCAGGCAGGAGTCAAAGTTTGTTGCAGTGAAAGCTTACTATCTTGCCATGGAAGAATCAAATATCTTACTTAAAAGTAAGGCTAAATTTGCAGACCTGCAACATAGTTTAGCCATAGAAATCGAAAGACTCAATACGGATATTAATATTTTGGTTCCTGATATTGCATCACTTCAAAAAAAGAAAGAAGAACAATTTAAAGTAGCAGCTCTTGATGAACAACGTAAATTGCTGAAAGATGATGAACCCTGCCCTTTGTGCGGTTCAATCCATCATCCATATGCTGAGGATCAAGTGTATTCAGATTTGGGGAAGACAGAAGCCAGCATATTAGTTCTGCAACAACAACTTGACACATGCAGAAACGAATTATTGAAACATACCGCAGAACTTTCATCTGTAATTTCAAACATGGGGTCAGCCGAAAAAGAGATGGAATACAAGTCAAGTGTGATTTCTAAAATATTGCAGGAATATCCTGACTTTGCCAAATCTGAAAATATATCTGACACTATCGGCAATAGTATATCTCTATTAAAAATGGAAATTAATGCAGTCGAATCAGAAATCGAAGCAAGAGCGGCTTTTAATTTTTATGCTCAATGTGATACGAAGCTCGAAACACTGAATGATGCTTCAAAAAAATTTATAGAACTGCATCAGCAGCGAAACTCATTGTATCAGGGCAGCGATATCAATGGCGATGCAGATGCCATCCAAAATGAATATATATCTGCCAGAGATATCAGTAAAGAATGGAAGAGTACACTTCAGAATTTGCAAAAGAGTTACAATCTGCATCAGGAGACACAACAAATCAGAGAAAAGCAGCTGTTAATCGATCTGAGTTCATTGGGTTATCACGATGTCCGGTCTGCATTGAATGACATACTCAGCGATCAAACATTCAGACAAATCATCTTTGAAAAAGAAAAAATCACAAAGGAAGAAACAGAATTGAATAGCACGTTGCTAAATCTGAAAATGGAGTATGATGAACTTAAAATGCCGGAAGATGTCGAAAACAACATACCTGAACTGAAAAGTAAAATCGATTTGATGCAGGCTGAAAAGGACCAAATTATTCACTCTAATGGTGCTCTAACCAATGAGCTGGAAAACGACGTGAAGTCAAAGTCTTTGATCAGCGAAGTGGAAGATTTACTGACTGAGAAGAACAAAGATGCTGAAGTATGGTACATTTTGGACAAACTCATAGGGGATGCCACAGGCACAAAGTATGCAAGATTTGCACAGAATCTCAGTCTGAAACATCTGATTGACCTGGCCAACAGAAGGCTTGTAAAACTAACCGACAGGTACCAATTAGTGTATACTGACATAGAATCAGACTTGACTATCAGTGACTTATATCAGGGCAATATCAGACGGAGCGTCAAAACACTATCTGGTGGAGAGTCTTTTATCGTTTCTCTGGCACTTGCCCTTAGCCTTGCGGATATGGCATCTCAAAATGTAAGACTTGATAGCTTGTTTATTGATGAAGGATTCGGGACTTTAGATGCAGAAACTCTTGAGACTGCCATTGGTACCCTGGAAACACTGCAATCAGAAAGCGACAGGACTATTGGCATTATTTCGCACGTAGAAAGTCTTAAAGAAAGAATTTCAACACAAATAAAGGTTATAAAAAATACCTCAGGTTATGCGGAGATTGAGGTGGTAGGGTAG
- a CDS encoding DEAD/DEAH box helicase, giving the protein MTFDDLNLSNPLWKALQEEGLVHPTTIQKKALSAIMSGRDVQAIAQTGTGKTLAYLIPLFKSWTFTKTRHASILIIVPTRELAVQVMEEARMLGKYMNIVVKAVYGGTNLKTQAFEVAEGVDILIGTPGRVLDMGYHGTLNFKLIKKLVIDEVDEMLALGFRSQLEHILDLLPEKRQNLMFSATITEDVEMLIDEYFDTPEKIEAAPSGAPLSNINQVIYRVPNFNTKINLLELILRENTEMTKILIFVSTKALADELYERVVKLYPDTTGVIHSNKDQNFRFNAVRKFDDGTFRVLIATDIIARGLDIEDVSHVINFDLPDEPQNYVHRIGRTGRADKKGESISFIGDIETDMLDEIEKFMEFEIPKLTLPEGLIISDILTDAELPKINMKNILGKLPRIKEDGSAFHEKKKKNTKENNKVSHKDKMHVKYGKPKTRGQKVKGKK; this is encoded by the coding sequence ATAACTTTTGATGACCTGAACCTCTCTAATCCCTTGTGGAAAGCACTGCAAGAAGAAGGATTGGTGCACCCGACCACAATTCAAAAGAAAGCTTTATCTGCCATCATGTCAGGAAGGGATGTTCAGGCAATTGCCCAAACGGGTACAGGAAAAACCCTTGCTTACCTTATACCACTTTTTAAATCCTGGACTTTTACTAAAACCCGACATGCCAGTATTTTGATCATTGTGCCTACCCGAGAGTTGGCAGTACAAGTGATGGAAGAAGCCAGGATGTTGGGTAAGTATATGAATATCGTGGTGAAAGCAGTGTATGGAGGTACCAACTTAAAAACACAAGCATTTGAAGTGGCAGAAGGAGTTGACATTCTTATTGGTACTCCGGGACGAGTCCTCGATATGGGCTATCACGGCACTCTCAACTTCAAACTTATCAAAAAATTAGTCATCGACGAGGTAGATGAGATGCTGGCCCTTGGTTTTCGTTCTCAATTGGAGCATATTTTGGATTTATTGCCGGAAAAAAGGCAAAATCTAATGTTTTCTGCTACCATCACCGAAGATGTAGAAATGTTGATCGACGAATATTTTGACACACCCGAAAAAATAGAAGCTGCTCCATCAGGTGCTCCGCTCTCCAATATAAATCAGGTAATCTACCGGGTCCCAAATTTCAACACAAAGATCAACCTACTCGAGCTCATACTCAGGGAAAATACCGAAATGACCAAAATCCTGATCTTTGTTTCAACCAAGGCATTGGCTGATGAACTATATGAAAGAGTTGTCAAGTTGTATCCGGATACTACAGGTGTCATCCACTCAAATAAAGACCAGAATTTCAGGTTTAATGCAGTCAGAAAATTTGATGACGGCACTTTCAGAGTTTTGATTGCCACGGATATCATAGCAAGGGGACTTGACATTGAAGACGTTTCGCATGTGATCAATTTTGATTTGCCTGATGAGCCGCAGAATTATGTACATAGAATTGGTCGTACCGGTCGTGCAGACAAAAAAGGAGAATCCATATCCTTTATTGGAGACATTGAAACAGATATGCTGGATGAAATAGAAAAATTTATGGAATTTGAAATTCCGAAATTGACTCTTCCTGAAGGACTTATTATATCAGATATACTGACAGATGCCGAACTACCTAAGATCAACATGAAAAATATTTTGGGAAAACTCCCCAGGATAAAAGAAGACGGGTCTGCCTTTCATGAGAAAAAGAAAAAAAACACCAAAGAAAATAACAAGGTATCTCATAAAGACAAAATGCATGTCAAATACGGAAAACCTAAAACAAGAGGACAAAAGGTAAAAGGAAAAAAATGA
- a CDS encoding CDGSH iron-sulfur domain-containing protein, whose translation MSATKITVNNNGSLKVEGEFIIVDANGNEYGLQGRTTLGLCRCGLSGNKPFCDGSHRNGFENLSTAFDLPPKKV comes from the coding sequence ATGTCAGCAACAAAAATAACAGTAAACAACAATGGTTCCCTTAAGGTCGAAGGTGAATTTATCATTGTGGATGCCAATGGAAATGAATATGGTCTCCAGGGTCGTACTACTTTAGGACTATGCAGATGTGGACTTTCTGGCAACAAGCCTTTTTGTGATGGCTCCCATCGCAATGGTTTTGAAAACTTATCAACGGCATTTGATTTGCCACCTAAAAAAGTTTAA
- the ribA gene encoding GTP cyclohydrolase II encodes MLYRQVQAELPTKWGSFIIYAYAQNRDEQQPNIALIHRDVDISGSVAVRIHSECITGDLFGSKRCDCGEQFEHSMKIIGEKKGLMIYLRQEGRGIGLINKLDAYNLQDRGYDTFEANVHLGFEPDERDFQIAIEILNDLNIKQIDLITNNPDKIAAIDRSSIKLVSRIPVVIPSKTENERYLKVKQDVMGHLL; translated from the coding sequence TTGCTATATCGACAAGTCCAGGCTGAATTACCCACAAAATGGGGAAGTTTTATTATATATGCTTATGCTCAAAACAGGGACGAGCAACAGCCAAATATAGCATTGATCCACAGAGACGTTGATATATCAGGTAGCGTTGCCGTAAGAATCCACTCTGAATGCATCACAGGTGACCTCTTTGGTTCAAAACGTTGTGATTGCGGCGAGCAATTCGAACACTCCATGAAAATAATCGGTGAAAAAAAAGGTTTAATGATTTATCTGAGGCAAGAAGGCAGAGGTATTGGACTTATCAATAAATTGGATGCATACAATCTTCAGGATAGAGGATATGACACTTTTGAAGCCAATGTTCATTTGGGTTTTGAGCCGGATGAAAGGGATTTTCAAATTGCAATAGAGATATTGAATGACCTGAATATCAAACAGATAGACCTGATTACCAATAATCCTGATAAAATTGCAGCTATTGATCGTTCATCAATAAAATTGGTAAGCAGGATTCCTGTCGTCATTCCTTCCAAAACTGAAAATGAACGCTACCTCAAGGTAAAACAAGATGTGATGGGACACCTTTTATAA
- a CDS encoding MmcQ/YjbR family DNA-binding protein — translation MDVVQFTEYCLSKPGVSESFPFGGDTLVFKVSDKIFALTGIDTVPFRVNLKCDPVWALELREEYDEIIPGYHMNKKHWNTVMMEGGLEIALIKKLIDHSYHLVAKSLPKKDQEALGLV, via the coding sequence ATGGATGTAGTACAGTTTACAGAATATTGTCTCAGCAAACCAGGAGTGAGTGAGTCATTCCCATTTGGAGGTGATACATTGGTTTTTAAAGTATCAGATAAAATATTTGCTTTAACAGGAATTGATACCGTTCCATTTAGAGTTAATTTGAAATGTGATCCTGTATGGGCATTGGAACTCAGAGAGGAGTACGACGAGATTATTCCCGGCTATCACATGAACAAAAAACATTGGAATACAGTCATGATGGAAGGTGGGCTTGAGATTGCCCTTATCAAAAAACTCATTGACCACTCCTATCATCTTGTGGCAAAGTCACTCCCTAAAAAAGATCAGGAGGCTCTTGGACTGGTATGA
- a CDS encoding FAD-binding oxidoreductase gives MRKFDYIVVGQGIAGTLMAWNLHLAGQKVLIIDNHHIGSSSIVAAGIVNPITGKNYVTSWRIQEFLPVALQTYDALNQHYGFMCYTHANILRALYSGSDENTWLAKSAEPDMKQFICEEVDLDTYTGKVHQQLSYGELQGTFYVNMAMIMSAVQAEWTTQEAYMKECFQYDQLNISPDGFLYKENKSKGIIFCEGYKANSNPYFPKIGLAPSKGEVLIVKIPSAGFKKMYKDGIFFVPQGDDTYWVGSGYERNATDDHPTQKNYDILAAELERVLKVPYEIIGHKAAIRPTMQNRRPIFKEHENIEGMYLFNGLGTKGASIGPFYATQSSRYIVEKNAGKYSF, from the coding sequence ATGAGAAAGTTTGACTATATTGTGGTAGGGCAGGGAATAGCAGGTACCTTGATGGCCTGGAACCTGCACCTTGCAGGACAAAAAGTACTTATCATAGACAACCATCATATTGGGTCATCTTCCATAGTAGCTGCAGGCATTGTCAATCCTATAACAGGGAAAAACTATGTGACAAGCTGGAGAATTCAGGAGTTTCTTCCCGTAGCCTTACAGACATACGATGCATTGAACCAGCATTATGGATTTATGTGCTACACACATGCCAATATATTGCGAGCTTTATATTCTGGTTCTGATGAAAATACCTGGTTGGCAAAGTCGGCAGAACCTGACATGAAGCAATTCATATGTGAAGAAGTTGATTTGGATACTTACACAGGCAAAGTACACCAACAGCTGAGTTACGGAGAACTGCAAGGCACCTTTTATGTAAATATGGCTATGATAATGAGTGCTGTCCAAGCTGAATGGACCACTCAGGAGGCTTACATGAAGGAGTGCTTCCAGTATGATCAATTAAATATATCGCCTGATGGTTTCTTATATAAAGAAAACAAAAGCAAAGGGATAATATTTTGTGAGGGGTATAAAGCGAATTCTAATCCCTATTTTCCAAAAATAGGATTGGCACCTTCTAAGGGGGAGGTACTGATCGTCAAAATACCCAGTGCAGGATTTAAAAAAATGTATAAGGATGGTATTTTTTTTGTTCCTCAGGGTGATGATACATATTGGGTTGGATCCGGTTATGAAAGGAATGCTACTGATGACCATCCGACTCAGAAAAATTATGACATCTTGGCTGCAGAGTTGGAAAGGGTGTTAAAAGTACCCTATGAAATCATCGGTCATAAAGCTGCGATCAGACCCACTATGCAAAATCGAAGACCTATATTTAAAGAGCATGAAAATATAGAAGGAATGTATCTGTTTAATGGTCTTGGTACTAAAGGCGCAAGTATAGGGCCTTTTTATGCCACCCAAAGTTCACGATATATAGTTGAAAAAAATGCTGGAAAATATTCATTTTAA